In Sorghum bicolor cultivar BTx623 chromosome 8, Sorghum_bicolor_NCBIv3, whole genome shotgun sequence, one genomic interval encodes:
- the LOC8070375 gene encoding uncharacterized protein LOC8070375 isoform X3 has product MASDDGDKDVLLLVHQAPLDMEEGPAPRLAHLLPPLHRAPPPPPPPPFRSPPPPQAAASAEHRLSFRGWLGIPRHWEDWVAKLRPLHARLWRHLGIHDAVLASTLRFKRDASAVLHLASFWCPATATFAFPWGEATVTLQDVAALAGCPAVGAPAPAPLPPQWRPDEAALNGVRLGFNRSACKKAHHSAWVKHFLTADDNADPVFEHAAFLALWLTRFVLPGHPESTMRQAVFPIAVRLARGERVALAPAVLASIYRDLREIKAFLGAAGAAATAGDADMLSSLSVYSPLHILQLWMWERFPALRPTKVNPLMAGDPLAARWHDLSRKLNPAQIRNALNAGYNFVWQPYVSSMEHTGWVHSSDLAGNDELTSLAHFLHPCELVGMDCIEQYLPHRVARQFGLDQDVPGDVRRASQDWVFAWQTYQLEGKNVAFFIPHSEPGITARYAQWWREQLLPSHIDAAAASAPVEWKPSKRKVKKTPAAMEAEAEKERRMKKARVSPTTDKKRKLEELYDTKLSDWLPTARNEISDTTSDMGSEEALLPNVGTTNDDIVLLTPRKQTTTAPVTALMDNDMTLALGERGNFMVDEPPDIPSEPEAGVPATLEEEIVKIPVVTSLDIPDKPEEGATAVMEEQKEATSVSDRSVEVSAPVIEEVEEKVAIEGAICVTGMNPSGNNTTFVMEADERNTVPKEFGRAAEEATEAVPQSQHEVDAGVMNNSHDAVALPEEAAPVQSTDDSAGCPVVSHIMEDSNVAGDSGKNDYESTSCDFVKEQKEIPCVEEIAGENSRMGEKEREETSHESPQLEIVECVQDIVLVETECDVEQKIVHPAVEDVATSNSMSPALLGVPEPENAELNKHSYLANKDAEDIPIEVAQGEEAELGQISTSAKGGAEEHEEFSEVDHMGIADAQLHLHLDSEVPEKIDEVELKEVDGTMRLTRRDSDKKLGDVPEVGYAENENIRGLVVNTSDRKPSEVSQAEPAKMEDSKDFTEEDTDKSENVPGLECTGLVETHGDLMKEGTNNKFENVPELENTGLGGTHGPIEDTDGRFKEIHDVNSELEKCNVHESDIDRSEDTMQIDPLTQDEARWLAKEETEDNTTEVQEVKSEHLRNEAPIQEDTKEKSCADSMDLSENVVDRSKEVDKLKQLEEEGCQVLMEKDMENTSDAFVLEQTEDGHRKSLIETSINNHNEITLVEQLDGQSERLTRTGTEEIHGETIKAQEKEFYKDVAEDSNDSTNDKDVIEDSNNSINAEVPCSSATVQLKEDKMEVIHEGKIEEPCVQDVELINQREPSSDATAMEFEAVALEQDSRIIRKNMEATTVEGSHMLDSGLNSELDNVDETHAAREIKNQEILDVDTQVAMDEKQDLQAVTGNDKMNISEDTGRSVCGEYQINSTGTEDVKSIKGLQNQESLDQKEQLAREERLNLGTTTENNRMNILEDADVLVCGQYQNGPTHTKVKPTKEIQNQELLNDKEDQVMDGRVECEVTDGSGVSYEEACKLGGDGVNTSGVAVDVSDPVLNKEGCNTEEAREDKQHHGVGHTNEKRILEDTSMIDTGELKSDSTVMEVSMAGLREGTLNQCAASLEKSQEEAVQEKHDQGVVDENTNGGSADIDALECEGVNPDVAMKMFHETILTTEAVNVAGSKISSENRQKEATFEEPSITEVEGSESNESARKEPEGALPQEPGNLVKIKQESLENGTEMSIFSENDKASEKHQTSAEFIIAPSSMDEQGDNDIGWPDESAKGCEKLTSDSINTVRSIKFGKPSSEEVKRTQSTRSMYLKDIKESLGRIRAEPSNRVHTTSVGYHSRHTVQDPISSCKEIKVPLRDSARDFGRDRALELVATSPQEETPRWRQEQYALQILEDVQNSRLAEKSRMEMEVRVLKAQISSMERQVMNLDHISDVKSRSSLNQQMLHLHKPSF; this is encoded by the exons atgGCCTCCGACGACGGCGACAAGGACGTCCTCCTCCTGGTCCACCAGGCTCCCCTCGACATGGAGGAGGGGCCAGCGCCCCGCCTGGCGCACCTCCTCCCCCCTCTCCACCGCGCGCCTCCCCCGCCCCCGCCTCCCCCCTTCCGCTCGCCGCCCCCGCCGCAGGCCGCAGCTTCCGCCGAGCACCGCCTCTCCTTCCGCGGCTGGCTCGGCATCCCCCGCCACTGGGAAGACTGGGTCGCCAAGCTCCGCCCACTCCACGCCCGCCTCTGGCGCCACCTCGGCATCCACGACGCCGTCCTCGCGTCCACCCTCCGCTTCAAGCGCGACGCCTCCGCCGTCCTCCACCTCGCCTCCTTCTGGTGCCCCGCCACCGCCACCTTCGCCTTCCCTTGGGGTGAGGCCACCGTCACACTCCAGGACGTCGCCGCCCTCGCCGGCTGCCCCGCCGTCGGCGCCCCGGCGCCGGCCCCGCTCCCGCCCCAGTGGCGCCCCGACGAGGCCGCGCTCAATGGCGTCCGCCTCGGCTTCAACCGCAGCGCCTGCAAGAAGGCGCACCACTCCGCCTGGGTCAAGCACTTCCTCACCGCCGACGACAACGCCGACCCCGTCTTCGAGCACGCCGCCTTCCTCGCGCTCTGGCTCACGCGCTTCGTCCTCCCGGGCCACCCGGAGTCCACCATGCGCCAGGCCGTTTTCCCCATCGCCGTCCGCCTCGCGCGCGGGGAACGCGTCGCCCTCGCCCCCGCCGTCCTCGCCTCCATCTACCGGGACCTCCGCGAGATCAAGGCCTTCCTCGGCGCCGCGGGCGCTGCCGCCACTGCAGGCGACGCCGATATGCTCTCCTCCTTATCCGTCTACTCGCCCCTCCACATTCTTCAGCTTTGGATGTGGGAGCGCTTCCCTGCCCTTAGGCCAACAAAGGTGAACCCACTCATGGCGGGCGATCCGCTTGCCGCTCGGTGGCATGATCTGAGCAGGAAGCTGAACCCGGCGCAGATTCGTAATGCCCTCAACGCAGGATACAACTTTGTGTGGCAGCCTTATGTCAGCTCCATGGAGCACACTGGGTGGGTTCACAGCAGTGATCTAGCCGGGAATGATGAACTGACATCGCTCGCACATTTCTTGCACCCCTGTGAGCTCGTGGGGATGGATTGCATTGAGCAGTACCTCCCGCACCGCGTCGCCAGACAGTTTGGACTGGACCAAGATGTGCCTGGGGATGTTCGCCGTGCCAGCCAGGATTGGGTGTTTGCTTGGCAGACCTACCAGCTGGAGGGTAAGAATGTGGCTTTTTTCATCCCTCACTCTGAACCTGGGATCACAGCACGGTATGCACAATGGTGGAGGGAGCAACTTCTGCCTTCTCACATTGATGCTGCTGCAGCAAGTGCTCCAGTAGAGTGGAAGCCTTCCAAGCGCAAGGTGAAAAAGACACCAGCGGCCATGGAAGCTGAGGCTGAGAAGGAGCGGAGGATGAAGAAGGCCCGTGTCTCTCCTACCACTGACAAAAAGCGCAAACTTGAAGAGTTGTATGATACTAAGTTGTCGGATTGGCTTCCAACTGCGAGGAATGAGATTAGTGACACCACTAGTGACATGGGATCGGAGGAGGCCTTGTTGCCTAATGTTGGAACGACCAATGATGATATTGTGCTACTTACGCCAAGGAAGCAGACAACAACTGCACCTGTAACAGCATTGATGGATAATGACATGACCCTGGCTCTAGGAGAGAGAGGAAACTTCATGGTTGATGAGCCTCCAGACATCCCAAGTGAACCTGAAGCTGGTGTCCCTGCAACGCTGGAGGAGGAAATAGTTAAAATTCCTGTGGTTACATCTCTTGATATCCCAGATAAGCCAGAAGAAGGAGCCACTGCAGTAATGGAGGAGCAGAAGGAAGCTACTAGTGTATCTGATAGATCTGTAGAAGTTAGTGCTCCGGTCATAGAAGAAGTAGAAGAAAAGGTTGCAATAGAGGGAGCTATTTGTGTTACAGGGATGAATCCATCAGGAAACAACACAACATTTGTAATGGAGGCAGATGAAAGAAATACAGTTCCAAAGGAATTTGGAAGGGCTGCCGAGGAAGCAACTGAAGCTGTGCCACAGAGCCAGCATGAAGTTGATGCAGGTGTTATGAACAATTCTCATGATGCGGTGGCTTTACCTGAGGAGGCCGCTCCAGTTCAGTCTACAGATGATTCTGCTGGATGTCCTGTGGTATCTCACATAATGGAAGATAGTAATGTTGCTGGCGACTCGGGCAAAAATGATTATGAAAGTACATCTTGTGATTTTGTTAAGGAACAGAAGGAGATTCCTTGTGTAGAAGAGATTGCTGGAGAAAACAGTCGAATGggtgagaaagagagagaggaaacCTCCCATGAATCTCCTCAACTAGAGATAGTAGAATGTGTGCAAGACATCGTTCTTGTGGAAACAGAATGTGATGTTGAGCAAAAGATAGTTCATCCAGCAGTGGAGGATGTAGCAACTTCCAATAGTATGAGTCCAGCTCTCCTGGGTGTTCCTGAACCAGAAAATGCAGAACTCAATAAACATTCTTATCTAGCAAATAAAGATGCAGAAGATATACCCATTGAAGTTGCACAAGGAGAAGAAGCAGAACTGGGACAAATTAGTACTTCAGCAAAGGGAGGTGCCGAGGAGCATGAGGAATTTTCTGAAGTCGATCACATGGGCATAGCAGATGCTCAGTTGCATTTACACTTAGATTCTGAGGTGCCTGAGAAAATTGATGAAGTAGAGCTTAAAGAAGTCGATGGTACTATGAGACTAACTAGGAGAGATTCTGATAAGAAGCTTGGAGATGTCCCTGAAGTTGGGTACGCAGAAAATGAAAACATCAGGGGGCTGGTAGTGAATACAAGTGATAGGAAACCTTCAGAAGTCTCCCAAGCCGAGCCTGCAAAAATGGAAGATTCTAAGGATTTCACGGAAGAGGATACAGACAAATCTGAAAATGTTCCTGGATTAGAATGTACAGGATTGGTGGAAACTCATGGAGATTTGATGAAAGAGGGTACAAATAATAAGTTTGAGAATGTTCCTGAATTAGAAAATACAGGATTGGGAGGAACTCATGGGCCAATAGAGGATACTGATGGTAGATTCAAGGAAATTCATGATGTCAATTCAGAACTGGAAAAATGCAATGTGCATGAGAGTGATATTGATAGATCTGAGGACACAATGCAAATAGATCCACTAACACAGGATGAAGCTAGGTGGCTGGCGAAGGAAGAAACTGAAGATAATACTACAGAAGTTCAAGAAGTAAAGTCTGAACATTTAAGAAATGAGGCACCGATTCAGGAGGATACCAAGGAAAAGTCCTGTGCTGATAGCATGGATCTATCAGAGAATGTTGTAGATCGCTCCAAAGAGGTTGATAAATTGAAACAATTAGAAGAAGAGGGTTGCCAGGTGTTAATGGAGAAAGACATGGAGAATACTAGTGATGCTTTTGTACTAGAACAGACAGAAGATGGACACAGAAAATCATTGATAGAGACAAGTATAAATAACCATAATGAAATTACTCTAGTCGAGCAGTTGGACGGACAAAGCGAGAGACTTACAAGGACAGGTACTGAGGAAATTCATGGAGAAACCATTAAAGCACAAGAAAAGGAGTTTTATAAGGATGTGGCAGAAGATTCAAATGACTCAACCAATGATAAGGATGTCATAGAAGATTCAAATAATTCAATCAATGCTGAGGTGCCATGTAGTTCAGCTACTGTACAGTTAAAAGAAGATAAGATGGAAGTTATTCATGAAGGCAAGATTGAGGAGCCATGTGTTCAGGATGTTGAACTGATTAATCAGAGGGAACCATCATCTGATGCAACTGCTATGGAGTTTGAG GCAGTGGCTCTGGAACAGGACAGCAGAATCATACGCAAGAACATGGAGGCAACAACAGTGGAAGGCAGCCACATGCTGGATAGTGGACTAAATTCTGAGCTAGACAATGTTGATGAAACTCACGCTGCACGGGAAATTAAAAACCAGGAAATTTTGGACGTGGACACG CAAGTAGCAATGGATGAAAAACAAGATCTACAAGCGGTAACTGGAAATGACAAAAtgaatatatcagaagatacaGGTAGGAGTGTTTGTGGTGAATATCAAATTAACTCAACTGGTACAGAGGATGTCAAGTCTATCAAAGGATTACAGAACCAAGAAAGTTTGGACCAGAAAGAA CAATTAGCAAGGGAGGAAAGACTTAATTTAGGAACTACAACTGAAAATAACAGAATGAATATCTTAGAAGATGCAGACGTTCTTGTCTGTGGGCAATATCAAAATGGTCCAACTCATACCAAGGTCAAGCCTACCAAAGAAATACAAAACCAAGAACTTTTGAATGACAAAGAA GACCAGGTAATGGATGGAAGAGTGGAGTGTGAAGTAACAGATGGAAGTGGAGTATCCTATGAAGAGGCCTGTAAGCTTGGTGGTGATGGAGTAAATACCTCTGGAGTTGCAGTGGATGTTAGTGATCCAGTGCTAAACAAGGAAGGCTGCAACACAGAGGAG GCAAGGGAGGATAAGCAGCACCATGGAGTTGGACACACAAATGAGAAGAGGATTTTGGAAGACACTAGTATGATTGATACTGGTGAATTGAAATCTGATTCAACTGTTATGGAGGTTAGCATGGCTGGGTTAAGAGAGGGAACACTCAACCAGTGTGCTGCAAGTTTGGAGAAG TCACAGGAAGAGGCAGTGCAGGAGAAGCATGATCAGGGAGTGGTAGATGAAAACACAAACGGAGGTTCAGCTGACATTGATGCACTTGAATGTGAAGGAGTGAATCCTGATGTGGCCATGAAAATGTTTCATGAAACTATTCTTACAACAGAAGCTGTCAATGTAGCTGGGTCCAAAATTTCATCTGAGAACAGGCAAAAGGAAGCAACCTTTGAAGAACCCTCTATAACAGAAGTTGAAGGTTCTGAATCAAATGAATCTGCAAGAAAGGAGCCTGAAGGAGCTCTTCCACAAGAGCCTGGAAACCTGGTAAAAATTAAGCAGGAAAGTTTGGAGAATGGAACTGAGATGTCCATTTTTAGTGAGAATGACAAAGCTTCTGAAAAACATCAGACCTCAGCAGAGTTTATAATTGCTCCTTCAAGTATGGATGAACAGGGTGATAATGATATTGGATGGCCTGATGAATCAGCAAAAGGCTGCGAAAAGTTAACTTCTGATTCAATAAACACAGTTCGCTCCATCAAATTTGGCAAGCCAAGTAGTGAAGAGGTTAAGAGAACACAGAGCACCAGGTCTATGTATCTAAAAGATATCAAGGAATCATTGGGTAGAATTCGTGCTGAACCATCAAACAGGGTACATACAACCAGTGTTGGGTATCACTCTCGGCACACAGTTCAGGATCCAATTTCATCTTGCAAGGAGATCAAAGTGCCTTTGCGAGACAGTGCACGGGATTTTGGAAGGGACCGTGCACTAGAGTTAGTGGCTACAAGTCCACAAGAAGAGACTCCTCGATGGAGGCAAGAACAATATGCACTTCAAATTTTAGAAGATGTTCAAAATTCTCGACTTGCTGAGAAATCTAGGATGGAAATGGAGGTGAGAGTACTAAAGGCGCAAATTAGTAGCATGGAGAGACAAGTGATGAACTTGGATCACATCTCTGATGTAAAGTCCAGATCTAGTTTGAACCAACAAATGCTACATTTGCACAAACCATCCTTCTAA